The following are encoded together in the Tamandua tetradactyla isolate mTamTet1 chromosome 14, mTamTet1.pri, whole genome shotgun sequence genome:
- the SNAP23 gene encoding synaptosomal-associated protein 23 encodes MDDLSSEEIQLRAHQVTDESLESTRRILGLAIESQDAGIKTITMLDEQGEQLNRIEEGMDQINKDMREAEKTLTELNKCCGLCVCPCNRTKNFESGKAYKATWGDSGDNSSSNVISKQPGRVTNGQPQQAATGAATGGYIKRVTNDAREDEMEENLTQVGSILGNLKTMALDMGNEIEAQNQQIHRITEKADTNKDRIDVANARAKKLIDS; translated from the exons ATGGATGATCTGTCATCAGAAGAAATTCAGCTGAGGGCTCACCAGGTTACCGACGAG TCTCTGGAAAGTACAAGGAGAATTCTGGGTTTAGCCATTGAG tCTCAGGATGCAGGAATCAAAACTATCACTATGCTGGATGAACAAGGGG AACAACTAAACCGCATTGAAGAAGGTATGGACCAAATAAATAAAGACatgagagaagcagaaaagactTTAACGGAACTCAACAAATGCTGTGGACTTTGTGTCTGCCCATGTAATAG GACAAAGAACTTTGAGTCGGGTAAGGCCTATAAGGCAACATGGGGCGATAGTGGAGACAACTCATCTAGCAATGTAATATCTAAGCAGCCAGGCCGGGTGACAAATGGCCAACCTCAGCAAGCAGCCACAGGAGCAGCCACGGGTGGATACATTAAACG TGTAACTAATGATGCCAGGGAAGATGAAATGGAGGAGAACCTGACTCAGGTGGGCAGTATCCTGGGAAATCTAAAAACCATGGCCTTGGATATGGGCAATGAAATTGAGGCTCAAAATCAACAAATACATCGGATCACAGAAAAG gcTGACACCAACAAAGATCGTATTGATGTTGCCAATGCCAGAGCAAAGAAACTCATTGACAGCTAA